From Daphnia pulicaria isolate SC F1-1A chromosome 4, SC_F0-13Bv2, whole genome shotgun sequence, one genomic window encodes:
- the LOC124338494 gene encoding uncharacterized protein LOC124338494: MLSSSRMACSKIALVMAVLQLCCATRVTRQQLPSDHQHHSRAQHSAVLLNKGTDNHDDDTKLPAGWNGLLPIHPPLGSIDSDTRPIRSRRQTGTAVGGTGGNGERRSSQLRATSSPQGLSLLDLPVFSRGDRPSSMDKTLGAIFSKVAFSSATNQSGGSVASPNNKNGEADKIDERNAAAAAAGPLDGQSINSTGSAGSGSGSSSTTTTEASTSSESKSVPAHGAQGTLVPVRSNKPVFEFDTRVFDFIPYDRTPTPSDPNRQYNPNVPGLRGPSRINTARNPGNNQPFNLRPTLPPLVDLSGQTGNRFVTSTRQQHHTTTTTVTPSTTVDPVEEDDALETTTTTATSTTTVTPPSTRTTTSATTTSTNAPPAPPPAVVSTAAGHPSTSTRDVTNRVAEESSGADRDAAWSIQVYGTSTLFALLGMFALSNLLRLRSSTRRLLNTSHCLSIQLLVLFLAITRSIHLLYDAYNHRRLLPPALAFSIFNVAFPCLSSALAVLLLGIFKATKLQVMPSVLVKPALWAALVAFHFALSLSIDIVVGSVGGLFSLHLASQAYFVLWSLALSLGYLAAFAPATRAAVSLQTETVRSHLTALHVHGASLPRYLPHPTLLRAVRVTLAAAILALLVAAFQLYGMFGVYGLPWRQQPNTPAGSASLGLGNSAVPVVLTAEFLARYQGLQRERNLNVDALREVLGLPSSLSSMEQAADEKRLDHWPVATENFWPWWTYQLVARLLEFIMAALIAYVAVQPLRYNQSTLAEKQGDVSGQSSTAKKGSLWMFAGRSFKNGSIETLSTLCCHSNRSAMARNGAGNGETAAGGVMTDLSPIKSVTSDESPYPPANLRNYCYSNPTSSHQHQHLHLHQVQQQMERSSIPPNHSATSSASSSAFTTLYDSKRSSSQQHQRPRCSIAMSHPQVSSVLVNDSGFIRFRDGIASDSTDQMEQPYEEVDRQVRGAAAAGDPHHSHQHIYQELGYKAPSMTYYSTASSMTSSSNTNKGTATTPSVCTYEHLCRRGLAGYYEPQLYEMQLPNNAQLLSLLAKESCQVFQTCNIYGGSLAGQHPPIPAQHLLRHQHCQHCQHCNCSSSSQHLASGVDTHDESPAASLCGQKSSNYESYGPKPEGQSPANQSDVLQVINPPDMRNIPIFL, from the exons ATGTTGTCCTCCTCAAGAATGGCCTGTTCTAAAATTGCGCTCGTGATGGCCGTGCTGCAGTTGTGTTGCGCCACACGAGTAACAAGACAACAATTGCCCAGCGATCATCAACATCATTCCAGAGCCCAGCACTCGGCAGTGCTGCTGAACAAAGGCACTGACAatcacgacgacgacacgAAACTGCCGGCCGGCTGGAATGGCCTTCTTCCCATCCACCCACCGTTGGGTTCCATTGACAGTGACACACGACCAATTAGAAGCCGGAGACAAACCGGCACAGCAGTCGGTGGCACCGGCGGCAATGGCGAGCGGCGATCATCACAGCTCCGGGCGACGTCGTCACCACAGGGCTTATCGCTGCTCGACCTGCCCGTCTTCTCCCGCGGTGACAGACCCAGCTCGATGGATAAAACCTTGGGCGCCATCTTCAGTAAAGTGGCCTTCTCATCCGCCACCAACCAATCGGGCGGGTCTGTGGCGTCACCCAACAACAAGAACGGCGAGGCCGATAAGATCGACGAGCGGAATgcggcagctgctgctgctggaccccTAGACGGTCAGTCCATCAATTCGACAGGGTCCGCCGGCagcggcagcggcagcagctcgacgacgacgacagaaGCCTCAACGTCCAGCGAGAGCAAGAGCGTGCCGGCCCATGGCGCCCAAGGCACATTGGTTCCCGTCCGATCCAATAAGCCCGTCTTCGAGTTCGACACGCGCGTCTTTGATTTCATCCCCTACGACCGGACCCCGACTCCGTCCGACCCCAATCGCCAGTACAACCCCAACGTGCCTGGCCTGAGGGGACCGTCGCGGATCAACACGGCCCGCAATCCCGGCAACAACCAGCCCTTCAATCTGCGACCCACTCTGCCACCTCTGGTCGACCTGAGCGGGCAGACGGGCAATCGTTTCGTCACCAGCACCAGACAGCAGCATCACACGACGACCACCACGGTGACGCCCAGCACGACCGTCGACCCCGTCGAGGAGGACGACGCTCTGGAGACGACGACCACAACGGCGACATCGACGACAACCGTCACGCCACCGtcgacgaggacgacgacATCGGCGACGACGACCAGCACCAACGCGCCACCGGCGCCTCCTCCTGCAGTGGTGTCGACCGCCGCTGGACATCCGTCGACGTCGACACGAGACGTGACCAATCGGGTGGCGGAAGAATCAAGCGGCGCTGATCGCGACGCGGCCTGGAGCATCCAGGTGTACGGAACGTCGACGCTGTTCGCGTTGCTGGGCATGTTCGCCCTGTCGAATCTGCTGCGCCTGAGATCGTCGACACGTCGGCTGCTCAACACCAGCCATTGCCTCTCCATCCAGCTGCTGGTTCTCTTCCTGGCCATCACCCGCTCCATCCATTTGCTCTACGACGCCTACAATCACAGGAGGCTCTTGCCACCCGCTCTAGCCTTCAGCATCTTCAACGTGGCCTTTCCGTGTCTCAGTTCCGCCCTGGCCGTCCTCCTTCTCGGAATCTTCAAAGCCACTAAACTGCAG GTGATGCCGAGCGTGCTGGTTAAACCGGCACTTTGGGCGGCCCTGGTGGCGTTCCATTTTGCTCTCAGCCTCAGCATCGACATCGTCGTGGGGTCCGTGGGCGGGCTCTTCTCCCTGCACCTGGCCAGCCAAGCCTATTTCGTCCTCTGGTCGCTGGCCCTGTCGCTCGGCTATCTGGCCGCTTTCGCTCCGGCCACCAGGGCCGCCGTCAGCCTGCAGACAGAGACCGTGCGCAGCCATTTGACTGCCCTCCACGTCCACGGCGCCTCCCTGCCCAGATATCTGCCCCATCCGACGCTTCTCAGGGCCGTCCGCGTCACTCTGGCCGCCGCCATTTTGGCCCTGCTGGTCGCCGCCTTCCAGCTCTACGGCATGTTCGGCGTTTACGGTTTACCGTGGCGCCAGCAGCCCAATACGCCGGCCGGCAGCGCCAGCCTCGGCCTCGGCAACAGCGCCGTGCCCGTCGTCCTGACCGCCGAATTCTTGGCCCGTTACCAAGGACTGCAGCGCGAGCGCAACCTCAACGTCGATGCTCTGCGCGAGGTGCTGGGCCTTCCGTCCTCCTTGTCCAGCATGGAACAAGCGGCTGACGAGAAGCGACTCGATCACTGGCCAGTGGCAACCGAGAACTTTTGGCCATGGTGGACCTACCAGCTGGTGGCTCGACTCCTCGAGTTCATCATGGCCGCCCTCATTGCCTACGTGGCCGTCCAGCCGCTGCGCTACAATCAAAGCACGCTGGCCGAGAAACAAGGTGATGTCAGCGGTCAATCGTCGACGGCCAAGAAAGGCTCCTTGTGGATGTTTGCTGGCCGATCGTTCAAGAACGGCTCAATCGAGACGCTGTCAACGCTCTGTTGCCACAGCAACAGAAGTGCCATGGCTCGTAACGGAGCTGGAAATGGGGAAACGGCCGCTGGAGGTGTCATGACCGACCTGTCGCCAATTAAATCAGTCACCTCCGACGAATCTCCGTACCCACCGGCCAATTTGAGGAATTACTGCTACTCCAATCCGACCTCATCTCACCAACACCAGCACCTTCACCTTCATCAGGTCCAGCAACAAATGGAACGATCGTCGATTCCGCCCAACCATTCGGCCACTTCCTCGGCTTCTTCGTCGGCTTTCACGACTCTCTACGATTCGAAACGATCGTCGTCACAGCAGCACCAGAGGCCGCGATGCTCCATCGCCATGTCGCATCCGCAGGTCTCCTCAGTTTTGGTCAACGACAGCGGATTTATTCGCTTTCGTGACGGCATCGCCTCCGATTCGACGGACCAGATGGAACAACCCTACGAGGAAGTGGACCGACAGGTGCGAGGTGCCGCTGCCGCCGGAGACCCGCACCACTCGCACCAACATATCTATCAGGAGCTCGGCTACAAGGCCCCGTCGATGACGTATTACTCGACCGCTTCGTCGATGACTTCTTCCTCCAACACCAACAAAGGGACGGCCACAACGCCGTCCGTCTGTACATACGAACATCTTTGCCGCCGTGGTCTGGCCGGCTACTACGAACCGCAGTTGTACGAGATGCAACTGCCCAATAACGCCCAGTTACTGAGTCTGCTGGCCAAGGAAAGCTGCCAGGTGTTTCAGACGTGCAACATTTACGGCGGATCACTAGCTGGACAGCATCCACCTATCCCCGCCCAGCATTTGTTGCGACACCAGCATTGCCAGCACTGTCAGCACTGCAATTGCAGCAGCTCCAGTCAGCATCTGGCCAGTGGCGTTGACACCCATGACGAATCCCCGGCCGCTTCTCTGTGCGGCCAGAAATCGTCCAATTACGAATCGTATGGACCCAAACCTGAAGGGCAGAGCCCTGCCAATCAGTCGGACGTCCTTCAGGTGATCAATCCCCCAGACATGAGAAATATTCCAATTTTCTTGTAA
- the LOC124338014 gene encoding protein lin-54 homolog: MMSSSRDEVSAMQVETDDFILSLTSVGEENDEHTEVITTEVSDLPPDLVNTDVADLANNPSLWLGLEGALESNDAVSNMSNVSGIVEEHVQTNESAVHLGNDPNNLNMNDLGHSEEVETMTIEAMEVDVQNMEVSRSQEVHSIPLESFMDQSDMGISIMTSQCDDKNAPSITPMSVSLPVVEPVTRTVFPLGQIKKTIPVSSSTQVTKVVLAPTSQNQTGQPLLLTVPASTSGLTSLLTPNTNLRFVNALSTDGSKMSTIGTPSSNIHSQSVRLMSPTKTITLQQAQQLGLISPKKGQPLIVNKVAVATASQGTPTTNILAGKQGAKFAGGNVTLVRSAPTKTPTKIAPAPPQTVASNISSSSSIQSQPTSLLIKNAAGQVTMAALVQTRPNGGNVTNMNPLSPQKFVLRPSAPGPITAAQVRQGSGTQPAQYIRLTTAQALAAGILPAIGTHGEQSGQQQHFQLAGNKIQLVRVVNPSAGNNGSGNLVTASGTSKVIIGAPTANSIKIHSANSSLAQQTVKGTTTLTKAVGQVKGAISTVNVPPGAQRIILPAGSMGSLASGLVMVPAQYTSQSSIGVSGSPATVNFSTVTTSAATVVSDSVASPVVSSVSTTSRLSQQPKAAPPPSPESAQMSASASQAKAQSVLESNGLKPRKPCNCTKSQCLKLYCDCFANGEFCHGCNCVCCANNLEHEELRLRAIRSCLDRNPHAFKPKIGVGWGPEPRRHNKGCHCKRSGCLKNYCECYEAKIACSAICKCIGCKNCVDPAGSPPGPGEKRLSKMAALQTNPSSSSDSRTVSNPASHNSKQEDRATDPPKGFSIPTAAGSSRPPFSFITQEVVEATCQCLLAQAEEAERLCKTSTETEGLVLEEFGRCLLQIIEYASKAKVSASP, encoded by the exons ATGATGTCGAGTTCTCGAGATGAAG TTTCCGCTATGCAAGTCGAAACAGATGACTTCATTCTCTCCCTTACTTCTGttggagaagaaaatgatgaacatACAGAAGTGATAACAACAGAAGTCTCAGATTTACCTCCTGATTTAGTTAACACTGATGTGGCTGATTTG GCAAACAACCCCAGTCTATGGCTTGGATTAGAAGGAGCATTGGAATCGAATGATGCAGTATCCAACATGTCCAATGTTTCTGGCATAGTAGAGGAACATGTTCAGACAAATGAGTCAGCAGTGCATTTAGGAAATGACCCCAACAACTTGAATATGAATGATCTGGGTCATTCTGAAGAAGTGGAAACTATGACTATTGAAGCTATGGAGGTGGATGTGCAA AACATGGAAGTGAGCAGAAGTCAAGAGGTACACTCAATACCCTTAGAAAGTTTTATGGATCAAAGTGACATGGGAATCAGTATCATGACAAGCCAGTGTGATGATAAAAATGCGCCCTCGATAACGCCAATGTCCGTTTCCTTACCGGTAGTCGAACCAGTGACTAGAACTGTTTTCCCTCTGGGTCAAATCAAGAAAACAATTCCAGTTTCTTCCTCGACTCAG GTTACTAAAGTCGTGCTAGCACCCACAAGCCAAAATCAAACTGGACAGCCATTACTTCTTACAGTTCCAGCATCAACAAGTGGATTAACATCTCTACTAACTCCGAATACAAATTTGCGGTTTGTTAATGCCCTTAGTACAGATGGCAGTAAAATGTCGACCATCGGTACACCCTCTTCAAACATTCATTCACAATCTGTTCGCCTTATGAGCCCGACCAAAACCATCACACTTCAGCAAGCCCAACAGCTTGGACTTATATCGCCTAAAAAG gGGCAACCTTTAATTGTAAATAAAGTCGCCGTTGCCACGGCAAGTCAAGGAACCCCTACTACCAATATCTTGGCAGGAAAACAAGGAGCTAAATTTGCAGGAGGAAACGTGACGTTGGTAAGAAGCGCCCCCACCAAAACACCAACGAAAATTGCCCCAGCTCCCCCGCAGACAGTTGCATCGAATATTTCATCCAGTTCTTCAATACAAAGCCAACCAACCAGCTTACTGATAAAGAACGCTGCTGGACAAGTAACAATGGCAGCACTGGTCCAAACTAGACCCAACGGTGGTAATGTCACCAACATGAACCCCCTTAGTCCTCAGAAGTTCGTACTGAGACCTTCTGCACCAGGCCCGATCACTGCAGCCCAAG TTCGTCAAGGAAGTGGAACACAACCGGCTCAGTACATAAGATTAACAACAGCTCAAGCTTTAGCTGCCGGAATACTCCCCGCAATCGGAACCCACGGAGAACAGAGTGGTCAACAGCAGCATTTTCAACTTGCCGGGAACAAG ATACAATTAGTTCGCGTTGTTAACCCATCTGCTGGAAACAACGGGTCGGGAAATTTGGTTACTGCATCAGGAACTTCAAAAGTTATAATCGGGGCACCTACTGCAAATTCTATTAAG ATTCATTCAGCAAACAGTTCGCTGGCACAACAAACAGTTAAGGGAACAACTACTTTAACAAAGGCGGTAGGGCAAGTAAAGGGTGCGATTTCCACTGTTAATGTTCCTCCAGGAGCTCAACGTATTATACTACCTGCTGGATCGATGGGTTCCCTGGCAAGCGGCCTTGTGATGGTTCCAGCTCAGTATACTTCTCAG agtTCAATCGGGGTGAGTGGTTCGCCAGCAACAGTCAACTTCTCGACCGTTACAACCAGTGCTGCTACTGTTGTGTCAGATTCTGTTGCTTCGCCGGTAGTATCTAGCGTCAGTACAACTTCCCGTTTATCCCAACAACCAAAAGCGGCTCCTCCGCCTTCTCCCGAGTCTGCTCAAATGTCGGCTTCTGCATCCCAGGCGAAAGCACAAAGTGTACTGGAATCGAACGGACTCAAGCCGCGCAAGCCATGCAATTGTACCAAGTCGCAGTGCCTCAAACT TTATTGTGATTGCTTTGCCAACGGCGAGTTCTGTCATGGTTGTAATTGCGTCTGCTGCGCCAACAACTTGGAGCACGAAGAACTACGTCTGCGAGCTATCAGATCATGTTTAGATCGTAATCCACATGCATTCAAACCCAAAATTGGTGTCGGATGGGGTCCGGAGCCAAGACGTCACAATAAAGGATGTCACTGCAAGCGCTCCGGCTGTTTAAAAAACTACTGCGAATGTTACGAG GCCAAAATAGCTTGCTCCGCCATTTGTAAATGTATCGGATGCAAAAACTGTGTCGATCCTGCTGGTTCTCCGCCAGGACCTGGAGAGAAAAGACTCTCGAAAATGGCAGCCCTTCAAACTAATCCGAGCAGTTCTAGCGATAGCCGAACGGTGAGCAATCCAGCTTCTCACAATAGCAAACAAGAAGACCGCGCCACTGATCCTCCTAAAGGCTTTTCAATACCTACAGCAGCTGGGTCGAG TAGGCCGCCGTTTAGTTTCATCACCCAAGAAGTCGTGGAAGCTACGTGTCAGTGCCTTCTTGCCCAGGCTGAAGAGGCCGAAAGGCTGTGTAAAACCTCTACTGAAACGGAAGGCCTCGTTCTTGAAGAATTCGGTCGATGCCTACTTCAAATAATAGAATACGCTTCCAAAGCCAAAG TCTCTGCCAGCCCTTGA
- the LOC124338013 gene encoding bifunctional heparan sulfate N-deacetylase/N-sulfotransferase-like, with protein sequence MKEEHSIALLNGDGSFTNERSNNYMSSHLCNKFNLLQRCLIHNKSGLGRSCTYLGRLASVRRCVCFLVFLCLVSLFYSAYHLSSFRFNIILRGPRLDPSIHCSSTKENGLRLGSVMGSRSHASPGRLRIDAKVLLFAETQYSHLGRDIAELLVHNRLKYKLEVVGKSLPILTNVDKGKYGVIVFENMDRYLTMDKWNRELLDKYCRQYQVGIIGFMSPREESLIGAQLRGFPLHIHTNFKLKDAELKADSPVLRITRAGDVLWGPLPGNDWTVFSPNHSTYEPLAMGSIQALEGSAGFGGLSSNVITVLRDCGEFDGIQRIFFGSGLDFWLHRLLFLDSMSFLSHGRLSTSLQRYIQVDIDDIFVGQKGTRLTPSDVESIIDTQSRIQTIVPGFRFNMGYSGKFFNHGTDEENKGDEYLLQRAKEFTWFGHMWSHQQPHLYENITLLEADMILNKKFAIEHGIPTDSGYSVSPHHSGVYPVHEALYEMWKKLWNIHVTSTEEYPHLRPARLRRGFIHRGIMVLPRQTCGLYTHTIYIDKYPGGRSTLDSSIKGGELFQTIVFNRINIFMTHMSNYGNDRLALYTFEAATKFLQCWTNLQFQSISALQLADKYFRMYPEESEPVWGNPCDDQRHMKIWSQNKTCDQLPRFLVLGPQKTGTTALYTFLSMHPAIVSNYPSPETFEEIQFFNGKNYYKGLDWYMSFFPVPKNSTAKFLFEKSATYFDGELVPRRVHALLPKAKLVIIIISPAKRAYSWYQHMRSHGDPTALNYTFYQVLTAGDAQPKALRDIRFRCLSPGMYAHHLDRWLLYFPPQQISVIDGEQVRLDPVTSMTKLQHFLKIRPIFDYSLHLRYDARKGFFCQVVNGDHTKCLGRSKGRHYPAMDAQSAKYLQSFYMTHNIALEKLLKRLGYPIPLWLEEDLSDRPVNNQAVELSNSL encoded by the exons ATGAAGGAAGAACACAGTATAGCTCTTCTCAATGGGGATGGCTCCTTCACCAATGAAAGGAGTAATAACTATATGAGTAGCCACCTTTGCAATAAATTCAATCTGCTGCAAAGGTGCTTAATACATAATAAATCCGGATTGGGTCGAAGTTGCACGTATTTAGGGCGCTTGGCTTCCGTTCGACGATGTGTTTGTTTTCTGGTTTTCTTGTGCCTCGTTTCGTTGTTTTACTCAGCTTATCATCTTTCGTCATTTCGCTTCAACAT CATCCTACGAGGACCACGATTGGATCCGTCAATCCATTGTTCttctacaaaagaaaatggtctACGTCTGGGTAGTGTAATGGGAAGTCGAAGCCATGCCTCTCCAGGCCGCCTACGCATTGATGCCAAAGTTTTACTTTTTGCTGAAACGCAATACTCACACCTAGGGCGAGATATTGCCGAACTCTTGGTCCACAACCGCTTAAA GTACAAATTAGAAGTAGTTGGGAAATCGCTTCCAATTTTGACCAATGTAGACAAAGGCAAATATGGAGtgattgtttttgaaaatatgGATCGTTATCTGACGATGGATAAATGGAACAGGGAGCTTCTTGACAAATATTGTCGCCAGTATcag GTTGGAATTATTGGATTTATGTCTCCCCGCGAAGAAAGTCTAATTGGGGCTCAGCTTCGTGGTTTCCCGTTGCATATTCATACAAATTTTAAGTTAAAG GATGCCGAGTTAAAGGCTGATTCTCCTGTATTAAGAATCACTCGAGCAGGTGATGTTCTGTGGGGACCTTTGCCTGGAAACGATTGGACGGTATTTTCTCCAAACCATTCTACGTACGAACCTTTGGCCATGGGCTCCATTCAAGCCCTCGAGGGTAGTGCAGGTTTTGGGGGATTGTCCTCAAACGTCATCACAGTTCTTCGA GACTGTGGTGAATTTGACGGAATTCAACGAATCTTCTTCGGATCTGGGTTAGACTTCTGGCTCCACCGACTTCTCTTCCTAGATTCCATGTCTTTTCTATCTCATGGCCGATTGTCGACCAGTTTGCAACGCTACATTCAAGTTGATATAGACGATATCTTTGTCGGTCAAAAAGGCACACGTCTTACTCCCAGCGATGTAGAG AGCATCATCGATACCCAAAGTCGTATTCAAACGATTGTTCCTGGCTTTAGATTTAATATGGGGTACTcaggaaagttttttaaccATGGAACTGATGAAGAGAATAAAGGAGACGAATACCTTTTGC AACGTGCCAAAGAATTTACATGGTTTGGACATATGTGGAGTCACCAGCAGCCACATCTGTATGAAAACATCACCTTGCTGGAAGCTGATATGAttcttaataaaaaatttgcgatT GAACATGGTATTCCAACAGATTCTGGGTATTCTGTATCCCCACATCACTCAGGTGTCTATCCAGTTCATGAAGCACTATACGAAATGTGGAAAAAACTCTGGAATATTCATGTCAC GTCCACAGAGGAATATCCGCACTTAAGACCTGCTCGATTGCGCCGTGGATTTATTCATCGTGGAATTATG GTTCTCCCGAGACAAACTTGTGGATTGTATACTCATACCATCTATATCGACAAGTATCCTGGTGGTCGCTCAACCTTAGATAGCAGCATCAAAGGAGGGGAACTTTTTCAAACAATCGTCTTCAATAGG ATAAATATCTTTATGACTCATATGTCAAACTACGGCAACGATCGTCTGGCTTTGTACACCTTTGAAGCAGCTACAAAATTTTTGCAGTGCTGGACGAATCTACAGTTTCAAAGTATTTCTGCTCTTCAGTTGGCTGACAAATATTTTCGGATGTACCCCGAAGAGAGTGAACCAGTTTGGGGG AATCCTTGTGACGATCAACGTCATATGAAAATCTGGTCGCAAAATAAAACCTGCGATCAGTTGCCAAGGTTTTTGGTTTTGGGACCTCAAAAAACTGGTACCACTGCCCTGTACACCTTTCTTTCCATGCATCCAGCAATTGTTAGCAATTATCCCAGTCCTGAAACTTTCGAAGAAATCCAATTCTTCAATGGGAAAAACTATTATAAAG GTTTGGATTGGTATATGAGTTTCTTTCCGGTACCCAAAAATTCCACTGCGAAATTTCTGTTTGAGAAGAGTGCTACATATTTCGACGGCGAGTTAGTCCCTCGACGAGTACACGCTCTTTTACCTAAAGCGAAGCTG GTCATCATTATAATTTCACCTGCTAAAAGAGCTTACAGTTGGTATCAGCATATGAGATCTCATGGGGATCCTACTGCTCTTAATTACACCTTTTATCAAGTACTCACTGCCGGCGATGCACAACCCAAAGCATTAAGAGACATAAGATTTAG gtgTCTTAGCCCAGGAATGTACGCCCACCATCTAGATCGTTGGTTGCTGTATTTTCCTCCACAGCAAATTTCAGTTATCGATGGCGAGCAAGTTCGTCTGGATCCGGTCACCTCCATGACCAAATTGCAACATTTCCTAAAAATCAGACCGATTTTCGATTACTCATTACATCTCAG atatgATGCTCGGAAAGGTTTTTTCTGCCAAGTAGTGAACGGTGACCACACTAAATGCTTAGGTCGAAGTAAAGGACGCCATTACCCTGCAATGGATGCGCAGTCAGCAAAATATCTTCaa TCTTTCTACATGACACACAACAtagcattggaaaaattgctCAAACGTCTTGGTTATCCTATCCCGCTTTGGCTAGAAGAGGACCTCAGCGATCGCCCTGTTAATAATCAGGCGGTCGAGTTATCAAATTCACTCTGA